One stretch of Lemur catta isolate mLemCat1 chromosome 2, mLemCat1.pri, whole genome shotgun sequence DNA includes these proteins:
- the NRM gene encoding nurim, which translates to MAAPRGPEGRAGAPPSGAGSRAGGGACGRGNPKPAPFPAPPFLAMAPALLLVPAALASFILAFGTGVEFVRFTSLRPLLGGIPESGGPVARQGWMAALQDRSILAALAWDLGLLLLFVGQHSLMATETVKAWTSRYFGVLQRSLYVACTALALQLVMRCWEPVPRGPVLWEAQAEPWATWVPLLCFVLHVISWLLIFSILLVFDYAELMGLKQVYYHVLGLGEPLALKSPRALRLFSHLRHPVCVELLTVLWVVPTLGTDRLLLALLLTLYLGLAHGLDQQDLRYLRAQLQRKLHLLSRPQDGEAE; encoded by the exons ATGGCGGCGCCGCGCGGGCCGGAAGGGCGCGCGGGAGCCCCGCCCTCGGGGGCGGGATcccgggcggggggcggggcctgcggccGCGGGAACCCCAAACCCGCCCCTTTCCCCGCCCCTCCGTTTCTCGCCATGGCCCCTGCACTGCTCCTGGTCCCTGCTGCCCTCGCCTCTTTCATCCTGGCCTTTGGCACCGGAGTGGAGTTCGTGCGCTTTACCTCCCTACGGCCACTTCTCGGAGGGATCCCGGAGTCTGGTGGCCCCG TCGCCCGCCAGGGATGGATGGCTGCCCTGCAGGACCGCAGCATCCTTGCCGCTCTGGCTTGGGATCTAGGGCTCCTGCTACTATTTGTTGGGCAGCACAGCCTCATGGCAACTGAGACCGTGAAGGCGTGGACATCTCGGTACTTTGGGGTCCTTCAGAGGTCACTGTATGTGGCTTGCACTGCCCTAGCCTTGCAG CTGGTGATGCGGTGCTGGGAGCCTGTACCCAGAGGCCCCGTGTTGTGGGAGGCTCAGGCTGAGCCATGGGCCACCTGGGTGCCCCTCCTGTGCTTTGTGCTCCACGTCATTTCCTGGCTCCTCATCTTCAGCATCCTTCTCGTCTTTGACTACGCTGAGCTCATGGGCCTCAAACAG GTGTACTACCATGTGCTGGGGCTGGGTGAGCCTCTGGCCTTGAAGTCTCCCCGGGCTCTGAGACTCTTCTCCCACCTGCGCCACCCAGTGTGTGTGGAGCTGCTGACGGTGCTGTGGGTGGTGCCCACCCTGGGCACTGACCGACTCCTCCTTGCTCTCCTCCTTACCCTCTACCTGGGCCTGGCTCACGGACTCGACCAGCAAGACCTGCGCTACCTCCGCGCTCAGCTACAAAGAAAACTTCACCTGCTCTCCCGGCCCCAGGATGGGGAGGCAGAATGA
- the PPP1R18 gene encoding phostensin produces the protein MATIPDWKLQLLARRRQEEACVRGREKAERERLSQMPAWKRGLLERRRAKFGLSPGEPSPVPGTAEAGPPDPDESAVLLEAIGPVHQNRFIRQERQQQQQQQQQQQRSEELLAERKPGPLEARERRASPGEMRDQSPKGRESREERLSPRETREKRLGIGGAQESNPRPMEVLDRRQSPGEVGDRSSWLSETRKWRLNPGETPERSPRLAEPREQSPRIKEVGESRLSPGESGNQKLGLTEAQQWRPDSRESQEQSLVQLEPTEWRLSSGEERKDYLEKCGRKEERPILGMAPEEIIVLSETPAREAEGNSAGGVEAAEPRPSPVEDGDRNSRPTEGWKWTLNSGKAREWTPRDIETQTQKPEPPELAEKRLGPSGVEAGEGEAEKEEGDAQGRPLRTLLNRYSVPSPLSPEDAGTGGPRQQEEEAVELRPPPPAPLSPPPPAVPQAPVDPLMSRLFYGVKAGPGVGAPRRSGHTFTVNPRRSVPPATPATPATPATANPAVPGAGKKRYPTAEEILVLGGYLRLSRSCLVKGSPERHHKQLKISFSETALETTYQYPSESSVLEELGPEPEVPSASNAPAAQPDDEEDEEELLLLQPELQGGLRTKALLVDESCRR, from the exons ATGGCCACCATCCCAGACTGGAAGCTCCAGCTGCTAGCCCGGCGCCGGCAGGAGGAGGCATGCGTTCGTGGCCGGGAAAAGGCAGAGCGGGAGCGCCTGTCCCAGATGCCAGCCTGGAAGCGGGGGCTCCTGGAGCGCCGCCGGGCCAAGTTTGGACTGTCCCCTGGTGAGCCTAGCCCTGTGCCCGGGACTGCAGAGGCTGGACCTCCAGACCCAGATGAGTCTGCCGTCCTTCTGGAGGCCATCGGGCCAGTGCACCAGAACCGATTCATCCGGCAGgaacggcagcagcagcagcagcagcagcagcagcagcaacggAGTGAAGAACTACTTGCAGAGAGAAAGCCTGGGCCTCTGGAGGCCAGGGAGCGTAGAGCCAGCCCTGGGGAGATGCGGGATCAGAGCCCCAAGGGAAGAGAGTCAAGAGAAGAGAGGCTAAGTCCCAGGGAGACCAGAGAGAAGAGGCTGGGGATAGGGGGAGCCCAAGAGTCCAACCCCAGGCCTATGGAGGTTCTGGACAGGAGGCAAAGCCCAGGagaggtgggagacaggagctCCTGGCTGTCAGAGACACGGAAATGGAGGCTGAACCCTGGAGAAACTCCAGAGCGGAGTCCAAGACTGGCAGAGCCTCGAGAACAAAGCCCCAGGATAAAAGAGGTGGGGGAAAGTAGACTGAGCCCAGGGGAATCTGGCAACCAGAAGTTGGGCCTGACAGAGGCCCAGCAGTGGAGGCCTGACTCTAGAGAATCTCAGGAACAGAGTTTGGTACAATTGGAGCCAACAGAGTGGAGGCTGAGctcaggagaagaaagaaaagactacCTGGAGAAATgtgggagaaaagaagagaggccAATTCTAGGGATGGCCCCAGAAGAGATTATAGTGCTGTCAGAGACTCCAGCAAGGGAGGCTGAAGGCAACAGTGCAGGGGGAGTGGAGGCAGCAGAGCCGAGGCCCAGCCCTGTGGAGGATGGCGACAGGAACTCGAGGCCAACAGAAGGGTGGAAATGGACCCTGAACTCTGGGAAGGCTCGAGAATGGACACCCAGGGACATAGAGACTCAAACTCAGAAACCAGAACCTCCAGAGTTGGCTGAGAAGCGTCTGGGGCCTTCTGGTGTAGAGGCTGGAGaaggggaggctgagaaggaggagggggacgCTCAGGGCAGGCCTCTGAGAACCCTGCTGAACCGCTACTCTGTGCCCTCCCCGCTCTCACCAGAGGATGCTGGGACTGGAGGCCCAAGAcagcaggaagaggaagcagtGGAACTGCGGcccccaccaccagcccctctctctcccccacccccagccgtcCCCCAGGCCCCTGTGGATCCCCTCATGAGCCGACTGTTCTATGGGGTGAAggcagggccaggggtgggggcccCCCGCCGCAGTGGACATACTTTCACAGTCAACCCCCGGCGGTCTGTGCCCCCTGCAACCCCAGCCACTCCAGCCACCCCAGCCACAGCTAATCCTGCAGTCCCTGGGGCTGGGAAGAAGCGGTACCCCACTGCTGAGGAGATCTTGGTTCTGGGGGGCTACCTCCGTCTCAGCCGCAGCTGCCTTGTCAAGGGGTCCCCCGAAAGACATCACAAACAG CTCAAGATCTCCTTCAGCGAGACAGCCCTGGAGACCACGTACCAATACCCCTCTGAGAGTTCGGTACTGGAGGAGCTGGGCCCGGAGCCTGAGGTCCCCAGTGCCTCCAATGCCCCAGCGGCCCAACCCGACGacgaggaggatgaggaggagctgctgctgctgcagccggAGCTCCAGGGCGGGCTGCGCACCAAGGCCCTGCTAGTGG atgagtcctgccGGCGGTGA
- the DHX16 gene encoding pre-mRNA-splicing factor ATP-dependent RNA helicase DHX16, translated as MATPAGLERWVQDELHSVLGLSERHVAQFLIGTAQRCASAEEFVQRLRDTDTLDVSGPARDFALRLWNKVPRKVVVEKPARAAEREARALLEKNRSYKLLEDSEDSSEETVDRARSSLQKKRKKRKHLRKKHQEEEEEEEEEASEKGKRKTGGSNQQTGKPESEDEWERTERERLQDLEERDAFAERVRLRDKDRTRNVLERSDKKAYEEAQKRLKMAEEDRKAMVPELRKKSRREYLAKREREKLEDLEAELADEEFLFGDVELSRHEQRELKYKRRVRDLAREYRAAGEQEKLEATNRYHMPKETRGQPARAVDLVEEESGAPGEEQRRWEEARLGAASLKFGARDAASQEPKYQLVLEEEETIEFVRATQLKGDEELSAPSPSTQAQQKESIQAVRRSLPVFPFREELLAAIANHQVLIIEGETGSGKTTQIPQYLFEEGYTRKGVKIACTQPRRVAAMSVAARVAREMGVKLGNEVGYSIRFEDCTSERTVLRYMTDGMLLREFLSEPDLASYSVVMVDEAHERTLHTDILFGLIKDVARFRPELKVLVASATLDTARFSTFFDDAPVFRIPGRRFPVDIFYTKAPEADYLEACVVSVLQIHVTQPPGDILVFLTGQEEIEAACEMLQDRCRRLGSKIRELLVLPIYANLPSDMQARIFQPTPPGARKVVVATNIAETSLTIEGIIYVLDPGFCKQKSYNPRTGMESLTVIPCSKASANQRAGRAGRVAAGKCFRLYTAWAYQHELEETTVPEIQRTSLGNVVLLLKSLGIHDLMHFDFLDPPPYETLLLALEQLYALGALNHLGELTTSGRKMAELPVDPMLSKMILASEKYSCSEEILTVAAMLSVNNAIFYRPKDKVVHADNARVNFFLPGGDHLVLLNVYTQWAESGYSSQWCYENFVQFRSMRRARDVREQLEGLLERVEVGLSSCQGDYIRVRKAVTAGYFYHTARLTRSGYRTVKQQQMVFIHPNSSLFEQQPRWLLYHELVLTTKEFMRQVLEIESSWLLEVAPHYYKAKELEDPHSKKMPKKIGKTREELGT; from the exons ATGGCGACGCCGGCGGGCCTGGAGCGTTGGGTCCAGGACGAGCTGCACTCGGTGCTGGGGCTGAGCGAGCGGCACGTTGCTCAGTTCCTGATCGGGACAGCGCAGCGCTGCGCCTCTGCCGAGGAGTTCGTGCAGCGCCTACGAGACACCGACACCTTGGACGTCAGCGGGCCGGCCCGAGACTTCGCCCTGAGACTCTGGAACAAG GTACCACGGAAAGTGGTGGTAGAAAAGCCAGCTCGGGCGGCAGAGCGAGAGGCCCGAGCCCTGCTGGAGAAGAACCGATCTTATAAGTTGTTGGAAGACAGTGAGGACAGCAGTGAGGAGACTGTGGATAGAGCTAGGAGCAGCCTCCAGAAGAAGCGTAAAAAACGGAAGCACCTCAGGAAAAAgcaccaggaggaagaggaagaagaggaggaagaagcttctgagaaagggaagaggaagacagG GGGGAGTAATCAGCAGACAGGGAAGCCAGAGTCGGAGGATGAGTGGGAACGGACAGAGCGAGAGCGCCTTCAGGACCTGGAGGAACGTGATGCCTTTGCAGAGCGGGTTCGGCTGCGGGACAAGGATCGGACTCGTAATGTCCTGGAGCGGTCAGACAAGAAG GCTTATGAAGAGGCTCAGAAGCGCCTCAAGATGGCTGAGGAAGACCGGAAAGCCATG GTCCCTGAGCTGCGGAAGAAATCCCGACGAGAGTACCTGGCTAAGCGGGAGCGAGAGAAGCTTGAGGACCTGGAGGCAGAGCTGGCTGATGAGGAGTTCCTTTTTGGGGATGTGGAGCTGAGCCGGCATGAGCAGAGGGAGCTCAAATATAAGCGACGTGTGCGGGATCTGGCCCGGGAGTACCGGGCCGCTGGGGAGCAGGAGAAGCTGGAGGCCACCAATCGCTACCACATGCCCAAGGAGACCCGAGGACAG CCAGCTCGAGCTGTGGATCTAGTGGAGGAGGAATCGGGCGCCCCCGGGGAGGAGCAGCGGCGCTGGGAGGAGGCCCGCCTGGGGGCAGCGTCCCTGAAGTTTGGGGCCCGAGATGCTGCCTCCCAGGAGCCCAAGTATCAGCTggtgctggaggaggaggaaactaTCGAGTTTGTCCGGGCCACTCAGCTCAAGGGTGATGAG GAGCTCTCAGCTCCATCCCCTTCAACCCAGGCTCAGCAGAAAGAGTCCATCCAGGCTGTCCGCCGCAGCCTCCCAGTGTTCCCATTCCGAGAGGAGCTCCTGGCGGCCATTGCTAATCACCAAGTCCTCATCATCGAAGGCGAGACCGGCTCGGGGAAGACCACCCAGATCCCACAGTATCTCTTTGAGGAG GGTTACACGAGGAAGGGTGTGAAGATTGCCTGTACCCAGCCCCGGAGAGTGGCGGCCATGAGCGTGGCTGCCCGAGTGGCCCGGGAGATGGGTGTGAAGCTCGGGAATGAG GTTGGCTACAGCATCCGCTTTGAGGACTGCACCTCAGAGCGAACCGTCCTGCGCTACATGACAGATGGGATGCTTCTCCGGGAGTTTCTCTCTGAGCCTGACCTTGCGAGTTACAG CGTGGTGATGGTGGATGAGGCTCATGAACGGACCCTACACACAGACATTCTCTTTGGATTGATCAAGGATGTTGCTCGCTTCCGACCTGAGCTCAAGGTCCTGGTGGCTTCAGCCACACTGGACACTGCCCGCTTTTCCACCTTCTTTGATGACGCCCCTGTGTTTCGAATCCCTGGGCGCAGGTTTCCAGTGGACATCTTCTATACTAAG GCTCCGGAGGCTGACTACTTGGAAGCCTGTGTTGTGTCAGTGCTGCAGATCCATGTGACCCAGCCGCCTGGGGATATCCTGGTGTTCCTGACAGGACAG GAGGAGATTGAGGCTGCCTGTGAGATGCTCCAGGATCGCTGCCGCCGCCTGGGCTCCAAGATCCGGGAGCTCCTGGTGCTGCCCATTTATGCCAACCTGCCCTCTGACATGCAGGCTCGTATCTTCCAGCCCACGCCCCCTGGGGCACGAAAG GTGGTTGTGGCAACTAACATCGCTGAGACATCGCTCACCATTGAGGGCATCATTTACGTGCTGGATCCAGGGTTCTGTAAGCAGAAGAGCTACAACCCCCGCACAGGCATGGAATCACTCACTGTCATACCCTGCAGCAAG GCCTCAGCCAATCAGCGAGCTGGCCGGGCAGGTCGGGTGGCTGCAGGGAAGTGCTTCCGCCTGTATACTGCCTGGGCCTATCAGCATGAACTCGAGGAAACCACGGTGCCTGAGATCCagaggaccagcctgggcaatgtcgTGTTGCTGCTCAAGAGCTTAG GGATCCATGACCTAATGCACTTTGATTTCCTGGACCCTCCTCCGTATGAGACCCTGCTGCTGGCTTTGGAGCAGCTGTATGCTTTGGGAGCCCTCAACCACCTCGGGGAGCTCACCACG TCTGGTCGAAAGATGGCAGAGCTGCCCGTGGACCCCATGCTGTCTAAAATGATCTTGGCCTCTGAGAA GTACAGCTGTTCAGAGGAGATCCTGACAGTGGCTGCCATGCTCTCTGTCAACAACGCCATCTTCTACCGACCCAAGGACAAGGTTGTCCATGCTGACAATGCTCGTGTCAACTTCTTCCTCCCTGGTGGTGACCACCTGGTTCTGCTAAATGTTTACACACAG TGGGCTGAGAGTGGTTACTCTTCGCAGTGGTGCTACGAGAACTTTGTACAGTTCAGGTCCATGCGCCGAGCCCGGGATGTGCGGGAACAGCTGGAGGGGCTCTTGGAACGTGTGGAAGTTGGTCTCAGTTCCTGCCAGGGGGACTATATCCGTGTACGCAAG GCCGTCACTG